The following DNA comes from Kaistia sp. 32K.
GTGATGTATGTCTGGGTCGACGCGCTGACCAACTACATCACCGGCGTCGGCTTCCCCGATACGCAGAGCGAGAGCTTCCAGCGCTACTGGCCGGCCGACGTCCACGTCATCGGCAAGGACATCGTCCGCTTCCATTCGGTCTACTGGCCGGCCTTCCTGCTTTCCGCCGGCCTGCCGCTGCCGAAGCGCGTCTTCGCGCATGGCTTCCTGTTCAACCGCGGCGAGAAGATGTCGAAGTCGCTCGGCAACGTCATCGATCCGTTCTCGCTCATCGAGCATTACGGCGTCGATCCCGTGCGCTTCTTCTTCCTGCGCGAGGTCCCCTTCGGCCAGGACGGCAATTACAGCCACGAGGCGATCATCAACCGGATCAATGCCGATCTCGCCAATGATCTCGGCAATCTGGCGCAGCGTTCGCTGTCGATGATCGGCAAGAACCTCGACGGCGTCGTGCCGCAGCCGGGTCCGCTGACGCCGGCCGACGAAGAGATCCTCGCGGCTGTCGACGGGCTGCTGCCGACCTGCCGTGTCGCCATGGATGTCCAGCAGATCCACCAGGCGCTCAACGCGATCTGGGGCGTCGTTGCTGAGGCGAACCGCTATTTCGCCAACCAGGCGCCGTGGCAGCTGCGCAAGACCGATCCCGACCGCGCCGCGACCGTGCTCTACGTCACGGCCGAGGTGATCCGCCAGATCGCCATCCTCTCGCAGCCGGTGATGCCGGGCTCGGCCGCCAAGCTGCTTGATCTGCTCGCGATCCCGGAGGCTGCCCGCAGCTTCGCCTCGCTCGGCCCTGCCGGCCGCCTGGCTCCCGGTTCGACCCTGCCGGCGCCCGCCGGCGTGTTCCCGCGCTATGTCGAGCGGGAAGAGGGCGCCGAAAACGCCTGAGAACAGCGCGGGCCGATATCCGCGATGTCGGCCCGGATTCTCTCTTTCTCCAAAACACGCTCTACCGTCACCCCGGCGAAGGCCGGGGCCCATGAACACCGGCCGGGAAAGCTTGGGCCTTGCCTTCTGGCCGGGGTCCGGCGCGTCTGGATCCCGGCCTTCGCCGGGATGACGACGGAGGATGGCACGGCCGGAGCCGCTCATCCTCGGACCACCTCAGCACGATGAGAGTGGTGTCTTGCAAAAGACCCATGCCGGCGAGGGGAGGGGCAGGGGTGAAATCCCCTAGCCCGGCCCCAGCCGCTCGTTGATCCGCTGCACGACGGCGACGGTTTCGGATTCGCGCGTCCGGCGCAGGGCGAATTCCTGGCCGGCCGCCGCGATCTCGCGGCAGGCCTGGTCGTGCGCGCGGCACCATTCGACCTTTTCGATGACATCCGACAGGTCGGCCGCCACCGGCACATAATGCGTCCAGGGCACGAACTCGTCGTAGAACCACTGCCGGAAGCCGCCCGGCGAGGCGACCTTCAGCACGCAGCATCCCAAAAGCAGCCGCGTATAGAGATTGCCCCAGCTGGTGCTGGAGCCGTCGATGTCGATGGCGAACTTGACGTCGATCCAGCGCGACGGCGGCAGATGGTTGCCGAGGATGCCATGCGCCTCCATCGCCTCCCGCGTCGCCTGATGCGCCCGGTCGCGCTCCGGCACGATCAGCCGCACGTCGACGTCGTCGAGCCCGCGCAGCGCCAGGCAGAGCCGGACCCGCTGCTTCAGGTTCGGATCGTCGATGTCCATCTGCTCGGTGGTGGTGTGGCCGTGGCCCGAAATGTCGCCGCGCCAGAGCAGCGTATCCTTCCGCGCGGACCATTGGCCAGGGCGGTTCTCCGCCAGCGTACGGTAGGGCTCATAGTATTCGGGCACCATGAAACCCGGATCGGGCACGAGAATCGACTGCAGCTCGTTGCTCGAATAGGCGAGCTCGTTCGGAATGTTTTCGCCGTCATCCGAGACGTTGGCGACCGCCGAGGTCACGTCGGCCGCCGTCCGGCTCATGATCCGGACG
Coding sequences within:
- the metG gene encoding methionine--tRNA ligase, which codes for MRLWSGSTKSETAVTAPKFYITTAISYPNGVPHIGHAYEMLATDTLARFKRLDGFDVFFLTGTDEHGIKMVQTAGREGITPRELADRNVPRFQAMAEALNCSQDDFIRTTEPRHYEASQEIWGRMEANGDIYKDAYAGWYSVRDEAYYAESETEVRADGVRYGPQGTPVDWVEEESYFFRLSAYEDRLLAHYEGNRDFIGPDERRNEVVSFVKGGLKDLSISRTTFDWGIPVPGDPKHVMYVWVDALTNYITGVGFPDTQSESFQRYWPADVHVIGKDIVRFHSVYWPAFLLSAGLPLPKRVFAHGFLFNRGEKMSKSLGNVIDPFSLIEHYGVDPVRFFFLREVPFGQDGNYSHEAIINRINADLANDLGNLAQRSLSMIGKNLDGVVPQPGPLTPADEEILAAVDGLLPTCRVAMDVQQIHQALNAIWGVVAEANRYFANQAPWQLRKTDPDRAATVLYVTAEVIRQIAILSQPVMPGSAAKLLDLLAIPEAARSFASLGPAGRLAPGSTLPAPAGVFPRYVEREEGAENA
- a CDS encoding glycosyl transferase family 90: MQFSQRTLYRILPRRFKEEALVRKLAAELPAISGAAASIVLNQANEPGRHRFQIDFQRIGNQLHIHLDRDLMARDPYQFEMMWRRLPPFVRIMSRTAADVTSAVANVSDDGENIPNELAYSSNELQSILVPDPGFMVPEYYEPYRTLAENRPGQWSARKDTLLWRGDISGHGHTTTEQMDIDDPNLKQRVRLCLALRGLDDVDVRLIVPERDRAHQATREAMEAHGILGNHLPPSRWIDVKFAIDIDGSSTSWGNLYTRLLLGCCVLKVASPGGFRQWFYDEFVPWTHYVPVAADLSDVIEKVEWCRAHDQACREIAAAGQEFALRRTRESETVAVVQRINERLGPG